Part of the Hemicordylus capensis ecotype Gifberg chromosome 7, rHemCap1.1.pri, whole genome shotgun sequence genome, GCGAAGAAAGAGCAGGCTTGGGCAGCAGCCGGCGGGCGGAACGCTTTATTTGCACAGCTCGAAAGAAGGAAGCGGCGCTTCTGGCACTGCCGCCGCGGGGCACCTCCTCCGCCTCCCCACGCTACTAGGCACACGACGCAAAGCGGTTCCCTTCCCCACTCCCGGGGcccctcggcggcggcggcggcgctgctgcAGAGAGGGCGGGGAGAGGGCCCGTCGTCTCTGCAGCTGGCAGCGGGGAGAAGGGGGCGCCTCCTCCCGGAAGAGGGCGCCTTCACTGACGCGGAACCGGAGGAGAAAAGCAGCTGGAAGGGGCTGAAAGGCAGCCTAGTCCCCTGCGGGCCGCCTTGGGCAGACCGCTCGAGGCAGCGAAAGCCTTCCCTGCTCGGAGCTTGCCTGCGCAGCTCCTGGGCTGGAGCACTGGCCGCGTGCAGCCCTTAATGGGCCAACAGGACTACCTCTCTGGCTTAGCCGCCCCGTCCAGCCTAGCTATCCAAGGGGCCAGGCGAGGGAGAGTCTGTGCCCCTTGGCGGCGCTTTAAACACGGTTGCCAAATACACAAGCCAAAAGTCCAGGGTGAAGAAGAAGGGCAGCCTGGGTACCAGTGAGGAGGGAGCGAATTCCTAATGCCGGCCAtccttgtcctctttgctagaAGCAGTCCTgaactcaatttaaaaaaaaccaaaacacccccCAAATAAAACCACACAGAGACAGTAAGACACCCAGTGAAGAAATGCTTCCAGCCAAAAGGCTGAGGCTGAAGCCCAAAGGCCGGTCTTGCTCTAGTCTACAGGGTCCAGGCGAGCCCTTCAGTTGATCccagaggagaaggagagggcgTGGGTCAGGCTGAGGACAGCCGTGCAAGCCAGCAGCTGGAGCAGGGGGCCCAGTGGCAAGCGGCCAGCCCCATTGAAGTGCACTTTGCCATCCAGCTTCAGGCAGCTGGCTTTGGGCATCGCTGGGCAGCACTCCTGGTAGCAAGGAGCTTTGGCTCCCACGGTGCAGGCCGGGCCAGCTGTTTTGCAAACTTTGCTGCAGCCAGCCACAAAGTGGGGGCCTGTTTTCTTCATCTGGAaagagaaaacacaacaggagCTGACACTGAATCCATGAGGGGCTCAGGAAGCCCAAAGTTAAGCAAGGACCGGGGGGGGGCGTGGGTGGAGGAGAGCAGCCCAAACAGAGAGCTGCAGTGAGCTTGGTCTCTTTAAATTAGGTTAAGAAGTCATACATTAGGCAAAGGGCAAAATGCATCATTACTCAAGCCTTTTTGTTGCCCTTGTTTCTTTTATGCGTACATCAACTGGTGAGCACAATTGAAACGCCTGAGAATCCTCCATTTTTTGTTCCCGTTTATCTGATGAAACTTGAAAATGCCTGTTGCTTTTttaaagaggggtttttttttgaaaattaaatttatttatttttaagctgcAGTGCTGGAATGTGCTGACAAAACCTCCTATTCTCAGACTACAGATTAGGGTACTTTCTCATTTATGCACTCCCCTGTGTGGTGCTTTAGCAAATAGTTGGCAAACTCTATCCTCATTTCAGTGTCCCAGCTCTAAGTAAGGGTCCTTGCATCCTCTTTGCCAACGCAGTCCGAAAGCACTTGTCAAAAGGAAGCTTTTGCCTGCAAGAACGCCAGACCTCGGGAAAGCAGCTTCCTTCTGAGGGACCTCAGCAATGCTGGCTTTTTGCTGCTCCGGTCGAGCAGGCAATGGGCGGCTTTGTCAGGGGCTCCCCGGAGAGGACAGGAGGAAGGCAACAACCACCTCACAGTGAGGCCCCTGAATGTGGCAGGGAAGGACCAGAGTGTAAACCTTTCATGGGGCAGCTCAGAAACAGTACCTCGCAGAAGTCAAAGCCCACGAGGCAGCCGGCTGTGGCCTTCTGGTTCTTGTAGCAGCCTTCTCCGTGGCAGGTGAAGGTGGAACACATTTTGCCCTGGGGAGAAGGGAGGCAAGCAGACTACTGAGCGGGTGGCTTTTGGCCCAGAGATGAATACCCCGATGGGGCTGCACAAACCCCAGGCGGAGGGGAGAGTTTTATTCCCACTGTCGGAGGTGGCTGGTGGCAACCGCCCACACCACGGTGGCGTGTCCCACTAAGAAGACACCATCCTGCCTGGACATTTTGTGATTGTCATTGACATGTATACACTCTTTTTCCATGACAAAAGGATTCCCAAGGCAGAATAGAAAACAAAGTGGCACCTACGTTTTTGGGGAgtgccttggtggtggtggtggtggtggtgggagccggggtggtggtgggaggcaggtCACCTACAACAGACACAAGAGAGGCGGCTGTGCTGAAATGCACCCTCTTTCCCAGAGAGCTCCTGCTCCAGGGATCGAGCAAGGAGTGGCTGTTCCTTTCGCCCACGGCTGGAGAAGACCCAGCTGAGAGTGCAGCTATGCCCAGACGCTAGCCCATCTGGGCAGAAGCTGCCGTATAGAAGCAGAGGCCAAGGCCCAGTGTTGGAGCAGCAAAATGGGGCCGGGACACGAGACCTCAGTGTTCACTGCAGCAAGCCTGAGAAACCTGGGATGGCTCTGGTGGTGCTGGCTTACCGTAGGCAGTGGCATTGAGGCGCAGGCAGTTTGGGGTGCTGCAGCACTCCACGGTGCAGAGGTCCATCATGCGGACGC contains:
- the LOC128333299 gene encoding uncharacterized protein LOC128333299, whose translation is MDRLLPAKGFLLLWIVLQLSSWNISASAEPGPTSGAPLLVSNSSMMPLTCQSFQCSGERCYQDGAHGNNTEPCHNASHCELYRLNSTSYTARCSSECGIANITEMCMTNSSVRMMDLCTVECCSTPNCLRLNATAYGDLPPTTTPAPTTTTTTTKALPKNGKMCSTFTCHGEGCYKNQKATAGCLVGFDFCEMKKTGPHFVAGCSKVCKTAGPACTVGAKAPCYQECCPAMPKASCLKLDGKVHFNGAGRLPLGPLLQLLACTAVLSLTHALSFSSGIN